From Enterococcus wangshanyuanii, the proteins below share one genomic window:
- a CDS encoding AI-2E family transporter, producing the protein MEFLKTSKIVAVLTILSLVGITILIFSKIAFIFRPLEAVLSSILLPILISVFIFYIFLPAFKQLERMTKRRNLSVFLILALILSVIFIVIQVVLPMIIVEIGKFVGQIPAVVYSISELVESSVLEDKLAPMLESLDLNQLGRVIIQVISGARSSLSGIVEVISHSAIIIFTIPLLLVYMFKDGEKIPSALERFSPAPYRQLVKDWCGDFHNAASTYISGKMLVCTYVAISSSLIFTILGLPNALLLGLICGLMDIIPYFGPFIGVIPALLYALSQDLKTALLLVLLITAVQFGESYLVSPIVMNKVSKIHPIIAVFLLLIVGNLLGLLGMIVALPVYTIIRGMLQTFLRFRSNQKKQPSNLSSK; encoded by the coding sequence ATGGAATTTTTAAAGACATCTAAAATCGTGGCAGTACTGACTATCTTAAGCTTGGTAGGGATAACGATTCTTATATTTTCTAAAATAGCGTTTATTTTTAGACCATTAGAAGCGGTTTTATCGAGTATTTTACTGCCTATTTTGATTTCAGTGTTCATCTTTTATATATTCTTACCAGCGTTTAAACAACTCGAACGCATGACGAAACGAAGGAATCTATCTGTTTTTCTGATTTTGGCCCTGATTCTATCAGTGATTTTTATTGTGATCCAAGTTGTTTTACCAATGATCATTGTAGAAATAGGTAAGTTTGTCGGCCAAATTCCTGCAGTTGTTTATTCGATCAGCGAATTGGTTGAAAGCTCGGTCTTAGAAGATAAACTGGCTCCTATGCTGGAATCTTTGGATTTAAATCAATTAGGAAGAGTTATTATTCAAGTGATTTCTGGTGCGAGATCGAGTTTGAGCGGTATTGTAGAAGTTATTTCTCATTCAGCGATCATTATTTTTACGATTCCGTTATTACTCGTTTATATGTTTAAAGATGGGGAAAAAATCCCAAGTGCCTTAGAACGATTTTCACCAGCTCCGTATCGGCAGTTGGTCAAGGATTGGTGTGGGGATTTTCATAATGCAGCATCGACATATATAAGTGGGAAAATGCTGGTTTGTACCTATGTAGCGATCAGTAGCTCGTTGATTTTTACGATTTTGGGCTTACCAAATGCCCTTTTATTGGGATTGATCTGCGGATTGATGGATATTATTCCTTATTTTGGTCCGTTTATCGGCGTAATTCCGGCACTGCTTTACGCGTTGAGTCAGGATTTGAAAACGGCTCTGTTATTGGTTCTGTTGATAACAGCTGTTCAATTTGGTGAATCTTACTTGGTTTCTCCAATTGTAATGAATAAAGTAAGTAAGATACATCCGATCATTGCTGTATTTTTATTGTTGATAGTAGGAAATCTCCTCGGATTATTAGGTATGATCGTCGCTCTGCCTGTGTATACGATTATTCGCGGGATGCTGCAAACCTTTCTCCGCTTTCGAAGCAACCAAAAAAAACAGCCCTCCAATCTGAGCAGTAAATAA
- a CDS encoding glycosyltransferase family 2 protein, producing MEIKKKRREHIILSCITFLFCALLIGLIGFWRTGHISSAFSIYGWFMITYLVIKTGLSMFYRVDTSTPPDLEVTVVIPVYNESKSALLKLLEGLSKQTYPIKEVFIVDDGSQRYILDTVLEEIHHLLPLDFVQKVSVGQLPHNQGKRFAQAYAFERSTGDIFFTMDSDGEIFPSTLYELMRPFKDKNVQAVTGHINARNRKNSLLSYLLDMRYDNAFRVERASQSVTGNILVCSGPISCYRRSVVMDNLDRYLNQTVFGSLAHVGDDRCLTNYANERGKTVYQESAKCITDVPEKISVFLKQQTRWSKSFFRESFLSMKLFRRRPMVFVWSITEILLWIVFLGAISYNIIWHFGNLTLKDWLFFLLLACLSAYARNVHYMFKHPFCYLLAPLYGIFHFFTIHLVRFYALLTLKDNKWGTRANQSDADTNHS from the coding sequence GTGGAAATTAAGAAGAAACGTAGAGAGCATATCATCCTGTCGTGTATTACTTTCCTGTTTTGTGCCTTATTGATAGGATTGATTGGTTTTTGGAGAACGGGTCATATTTCGAGTGCATTTAGTATCTATGGTTGGTTTATGATCACATATTTAGTTATCAAGACAGGCTTATCGATGTTTTATCGGGTAGATACCAGCACACCACCGGACTTAGAAGTGACTGTAGTCATTCCAGTCTATAATGAATCAAAATCAGCACTTCTAAAGTTATTAGAGGGTCTATCGAAACAAACCTATCCGATCAAAGAAGTATTTATTGTTGATGATGGTAGTCAACGATATATATTGGATACTGTTTTAGAAGAAATTCACCATTTACTGCCTCTAGACTTTGTTCAAAAGGTTTCGGTTGGACAACTGCCTCATAACCAAGGGAAGAGATTTGCGCAAGCATATGCGTTTGAACGTAGCACTGGAGATATTTTTTTCACGATGGATTCTGATGGAGAAATTTTTCCTTCTACGTTATATGAATTGATGCGTCCGTTTAAGGATAAAAACGTTCAAGCTGTGACAGGACATATCAACGCTAGAAATCGAAAGAATTCATTATTATCGTATCTATTGGATATGAGGTATGATAATGCCTTTCGTGTCGAACGAGCGTCACAATCTGTTACAGGAAATATTTTAGTTTGTTCTGGTCCGATCAGTTGTTACCGACGCAGTGTTGTGATGGATAATTTGGATCGGTATTTGAATCAAACGGTATTTGGATCACTTGCTCATGTAGGAGACGATCGGTGTCTCACAAATTACGCGAATGAACGTGGAAAAACGGTTTATCAGGAGTCAGCAAAATGTATCACTGACGTTCCAGAAAAAATTAGTGTGTTTTTGAAACAACAAACAAGATGGAGTAAATCATTCTTTAGAGAAAGCTTTCTGTCTATGAAATTGTTTAGAAGACGTCCGATGGTTTTTGTTTGGTCAATAACCGAAATTTTACTCTGGATCGTATTTTTAGGCGCTATTTCATATAATATCATTTGGCATTTCGGTAATTTAACATTGAAAGATTGGCTGTTCTTCTTACTGTTGGCTTGTCTTTCTGCGTATGCGCGGAATGTTCACTATATGTTCAAACACCCATTCTGCTATTTGTTAGCACCGTTATATGGTATTTTTCATTTTTTTACTATTCATTTAGTTCGGTTTTATGCGTTATTGACTTTAAAAGATAATAAATGGGGCACTAGGGCGAATCAGTCTGATGCAGATACGAATCATTCATGA
- a CDS encoding nucleotide sugar dehydrogenase: protein MNEKLVKKINNREAKIGVIGLGYVGLPLAMAFVSAGFEVIGIDTNEKIVKSLNAGDSHILDVDKEVVASAVQQGKFVATTDFAYICKLDALSVCVPTPLNQNQEPDISFLEFTANKVEKYMKSGLLISVESTTYPGSTRELFYEKFEQGDKEIGKDYYLCFSPERVDPGNTKFQTKNIPKVLGGITAESSELGKILYGSIIEEVIIVSSPETAEMSKLLENTFRSINIAFINEMAMMCERMGIDIWESIDAAATKPFGFMPFYPGAGVGGHCIPLDPMYLYWKGKQNKFFNKFIELSQDINMNMPFNVLTKIQESLNGQGKSIKNARILIVGLSYKPNVGDIRESPSLDIYEKLKQKHAKIDILDPFVPSFRDSQGELISVMQENNCVYSIYDCVVILTKHDSIDYQLLLSESKAIVDMSRTYTMNEEKVFRIGGGSSNHHLCRKLRIKESKISGN, encoded by the coding sequence TTGAATGAAAAATTAGTAAAGAAAATCAACAATAGAGAAGCTAAAATTGGTGTAATTGGGTTAGGCTATGTCGGATTGCCGTTAGCAATGGCGTTCGTCTCCGCAGGTTTTGAGGTCATCGGAATCGACACCAATGAAAAGATAGTCAAAAGCTTGAATGCTGGAGACTCTCACATTCTAGATGTAGATAAAGAGGTAGTGGCATCTGCAGTTCAACAAGGGAAATTTGTTGCGACAACAGATTTTGCATATATTTGTAAGTTGGATGCACTGAGTGTTTGTGTACCGACTCCTTTGAATCAAAATCAAGAACCAGATATTAGTTTTTTAGAATTTACAGCGAACAAAGTTGAAAAATATATGAAGTCGGGGTTGTTGATTTCTGTTGAAAGTACCACATATCCAGGTTCTACAAGAGAATTGTTCTATGAGAAATTTGAGCAAGGGGATAAGGAAATTGGGAAAGACTATTACTTATGTTTTTCACCAGAGAGAGTCGATCCAGGGAATACTAAATTTCAAACGAAGAACATCCCTAAAGTTTTAGGCGGGATAACTGCTGAAAGCTCAGAACTTGGAAAAATTCTTTATGGCTCAATCATAGAAGAAGTCATCATAGTTAGCTCCCCAGAAACAGCTGAGATGAGCAAGCTGCTTGAAAATACCTTTAGAAGTATCAATATTGCCTTCATTAATGAAATGGCTATGATGTGTGAGCGGATGGGCATCGATATTTGGGAATCCATCGATGCAGCAGCGACTAAGCCGTTTGGATTTATGCCCTTTTATCCAGGTGCTGGCGTTGGCGGGCACTGTATTCCGTTAGACCCCATGTATCTTTATTGGAAAGGCAAACAAAATAAATTTTTCAATAAATTTATTGAACTTTCTCAGGATATTAATATGAACATGCCTTTTAATGTACTAACTAAAATCCAAGAGAGCTTAAACGGACAAGGCAAATCGATCAAAAATGCTCGGATATTGATAGTAGGTCTATCTTACAAGCCAAATGTTGGTGATATTCGAGAATCTCCATCACTAGACATCTATGAAAAACTGAAGCAAAAACATGCGAAAATAGATATTCTTGATCCATTTGTTCCTTCATTTAGAGATTCACAAGGAGAACTAATTTCGGTGATGCAAGAAAATAACTGTGTGTATTCGATCTATGATTGTGTCGTTATTTTGACAAAACACGATTCAATTGACTACCAATTATTATTGAGTGAAAGTAAAGCGATCGTCGATATGAGTCGAACCTATACGATGAATGAAGAAAAAGTTTTTAGAATAGGTGGCGGGTCATCTAACCATCATCTATGTAGAAAACTTAGGATCAAGGAGAGCAAAATTAGTGGAAATTAA
- the lepB gene encoding signal peptidase I, giving the protein MKKRMNQEKKQRKTSDTHQYNKKKQVSKSLNQRKRKTKGSIRRKNGKKKKMVLRDIILTTFFTIFLSLAIGSIFFKVTTVQGHSMIPNLRDGDILLIKKRTDLRRFDLVTFMNEKNNVQARRLIGLPGEKIVYKEDTLYVDDQPVDEKFIVDEVNESQRNGKNFTEDFTSEDLTSTKTIPEGYYLVLGDNRPYAADSRVYGLISAENMIGKVYFHWSLSNIKR; this is encoded by the coding sequence ATGAAAAAAAGAATGAATCAAGAAAAGAAACAAAGAAAAACGTCTGATACACATCAGTATAACAAGAAAAAGCAAGTCTCTAAGTCCTTAAATCAACGAAAAAGGAAGACGAAAGGATCCATTCGAAGGAAGAACGGAAAGAAAAAGAAGATGGTACTTCGGGACATTATTCTCACTACCTTTTTTACGATCTTTTTATCGCTGGCGATCGGTTCTATTTTCTTTAAAGTGACGACTGTTCAGGGACATAGTATGATTCCAAATTTAAGAGATGGAGATATCTTGCTTATCAAAAAAAGAACGGACTTGAGGCGTTTCGATCTAGTTACTTTTATGAATGAAAAAAATAATGTTCAGGCCCGGCGACTTATCGGACTACCAGGTGAAAAAATTGTTTATAAAGAGGACACGTTATATGTTGATGATCAGCCTGTTGACGAAAAATTCATAGTAGATGAAGTCAATGAAAGTCAACGCAATGGTAAAAATTTCACTGAAGATTTTACGAGTGAGGATCTAACTTCGACAAAAACAATTCCAGAAGGTTACTACTTAGTACTCGGAGACAATCGACCGTATGCTGCGGATAGTCGAGTATACGGATTGATCTCTGCTGAAAATATGATTGGAAAAGTATATTTTCATTGGAGCTTGAGTAATATCAAGAGGTAA
- a CDS encoding DUF916 and DUF3324 domain-containing protein: protein MKKRVRVIGIVLLIMLTFLPSVLFSRSVYADDSSEAADDVAGATGFTYSLNFPENQMEDNIGYYKLKMNKGQEQTITLTLSNPSAEKITVNIGLNGAVTNQNGVIEYGDSEIENDASLQFDFEDIVSGPETVDLAAGETKTVEIKIKMPETGTKGVIAGGIQLMKADQDGNVSNEGGSRIINQYAYIIGLLLQESDQDLTPDLKLNKVFAGQNNYRNAIFVDFSNVIPAFLNDMTVETQINAKGNEAVLYERKQTAMRMAPNSFIQFPISMNGESMVSGTYIANILVTSGDQKWAWKEEFEITQEDADKFNERDVGLVQEKGFNWQLIVMIVGAVLALGGVVYGLIVFLRKKQQKKEQAEKLARKKKKANGTKSKKRPLDE from the coding sequence ATGAAAAAAAGAGTAAGAGTAATAGGAATTGTTTTATTGATCATGTTGACGTTTTTGCCGAGTGTTCTTTTTAGTCGTTCGGTTTATGCAGATGACAGTAGTGAAGCGGCAGACGATGTTGCCGGTGCTACAGGTTTTACCTATAGCCTTAACTTTCCAGAAAATCAAATGGAAGACAATATTGGTTATTACAAATTAAAGATGAATAAAGGACAGGAACAAACGATTACGCTCACCTTATCGAATCCTAGTGCTGAAAAAATTACGGTCAACATTGGCTTGAATGGCGCTGTTACTAATCAAAATGGTGTGATCGAATATGGTGATTCGGAAATAGAAAATGATGCTTCTTTACAGTTTGATTTTGAAGATATTGTTTCAGGTCCAGAAACAGTTGATTTAGCAGCTGGTGAAACAAAAACAGTTGAAATCAAGATCAAGATGCCTGAAACAGGAACAAAAGGAGTGATTGCTGGAGGAATCCAGCTGATGAAAGCTGATCAGGATGGAAATGTGTCTAATGAAGGCGGCTCTCGAATTATTAATCAATACGCCTATATCATTGGTCTTTTACTTCAAGAATCGGATCAGGACCTGACGCCAGACTTGAAGCTGAATAAAGTATTTGCCGGGCAAAATAATTACCGAAATGCGATTTTCGTGGATTTTTCAAATGTGATCCCAGCATTCTTAAATGATATGACAGTAGAGACGCAAATCAATGCAAAGGGGAATGAAGCTGTTTTATATGAACGGAAACAAACAGCAATGCGCATGGCGCCAAATTCCTTTATCCAATTTCCGATCAGTATGAATGGGGAAAGTATGGTTTCAGGTACTTATATAGCCAATATTTTAGTGACCTCCGGTGATCAAAAGTGGGCCTGGAAAGAAGAATTTGAGATCACACAGGAAGACGCAGATAAATTTAATGAACGGGATGTCGGTTTAGTACAGGAAAAAGGCTTTAACTGGCAGTTGATCGTAATGATCGTTGGCGCTGTTTTAGCACTAGGTGGAGTAGTTTACGGATTGATCGTATTTCTACGTAAAAAGCAGCAAAAGAAAGAACAAGCAGAAAAACTAGCACGAAAAAAGAAAAAAGCGAACGGAACCAAGAGTAAAAAGCGACCGCTAGATGAATAG
- a CDS encoding WxL domain-containing protein produces MKLTTLSSAAIVAALTLGALAPTAAMAAPTELESTGTVTVQEGGDEPIGPVVPPEQPAPEIIKPGPETTNPNLGPLMIERTSNLNFGTIKTSANEVTAYAAAVSTDMDNPNAPTIGNYVQWRDIRAGGTYGYTVTAEMTQQFTGAGSTVLSGSTIDFSNGLLSTTAENTNAIPSNVATAFQLTEASGAQTVVTANQANREGKGTYILGFGQSSTATNGTAGTDGNSVKLTVPAATASNMAVDTYTAKVTWKVVAAQ; encoded by the coding sequence ATGAAATTAACAACACTATCATCAGCAGCGATCGTAGCTGCACTAACACTAGGTGCTTTAGCGCCGACAGCAGCAATGGCAGCTCCAACAGAATTAGAATCAACTGGAACTGTAACTGTACAGGAGGGTGGAGATGAGCCTATTGGTCCAGTAGTTCCACCAGAACAACCAGCACCAGAAATCATTAAACCAGGACCAGAAACAACTAATCCAAATTTGGGACCATTAATGATTGAAAGAACCTCTAATTTGAATTTCGGCACAATCAAAACATCAGCAAATGAAGTAACAGCATATGCTGCAGCAGTAAGTACTGATATGGACAATCCAAATGCTCCAACTATTGGTAATTACGTACAATGGCGTGATATCCGTGCTGGTGGAACGTATGGATATACTGTAACTGCTGAAATGACACAACAATTTACAGGTGCGGGTTCTACTGTATTAAGTGGTTCTACAATTGATTTTAGCAACGGCTTGTTATCAACAACAGCTGAGAATACAAACGCAATTCCTTCAAACGTAGCAACTGCGTTCCAATTAACTGAAGCTAGTGGTGCACAAACAGTTGTTACCGCAAACCAAGCAAATCGAGAAGGTAAAGGAACATATATTCTTGGCTTTGGTCAAAGCTCAACTGCAACAAATGGGACTGCAGGAACTGATGGAAACTCTGTTAAATTAACTGTTCCAGCAGCAACAGCATCAAACATGGCTGTTGACACATATACAGCTAAAGTGACTTGGAAAGTCGTAGCTGCTCAATAA
- a CDS encoding WxL domain-containing protein produces the protein MKKQKFKIITSMIIVLTSLTFFSSSAQATNSSITQPGTVTVEGSAISNPIDPENPEEVVDPGEGPSTEGPLRIDYVSSLDFGKAKISGTSRTYHALAQQFRSETGPRGSYIQITDQRANSTGWTLQVKQNHQFRNAVIQNANEQELNGAVLSLDKGWANSSGTSESPTVTRETIALNSIGTAYDLATASPGSGRGVWTIAFGASETNSNNMETTLLPVVDSSGNALIDDFSGKPSYSNSAVRLAIPNATKIYPVQYATELTWILAELP, from the coding sequence ATGAAGAAACAGAAATTTAAAATCATTACCAGCATGATCATTGTGTTGACAAGTTTAACGTTTTTTAGTTCATCTGCTCAAGCGACAAATAGTTCTATCACACAACCAGGGACAGTAACTGTTGAAGGCAGTGCAATATCAAATCCGATAGACCCGGAAAATCCTGAAGAAGTTGTTGATCCTGGTGAAGGTCCGTCCACAGAAGGGCCTCTACGTATTGATTATGTGTCGTCGCTTGATTTTGGCAAAGCTAAAATTTCAGGTACAAGCCGCACCTATCATGCATTAGCACAACAATTTCGAAGTGAGACTGGTCCGAGAGGCAGCTATATCCAAATCACTGATCAGCGTGCCAACTCAACTGGCTGGACCTTACAAGTCAAACAGAATCATCAATTTAGAAATGCCGTGATTCAAAATGCCAATGAGCAAGAGTTGAACGGTGCAGTTTTATCTCTAGATAAAGGCTGGGCAAATAGTAGTGGAACTAGTGAATCGCCTACTGTGACAAGAGAAACGATTGCTTTGAACTCAATCGGTACAGCCTATGACTTAGCAACAGCTTCACCAGGCAGTGGCCGTGGTGTCTGGACGATTGCGTTTGGCGCTTCTGAAACAAATAGCAACAATATGGAGACAACATTACTTCCAGTGGTAGATTCATCGGGCAATGCGCTGATCGATGATTTTTCTGGAAAGCCATCTTATAGCAACTCTGCTGTTCGATTGGCTATTCCGAATGCAACAAAAATCTACCCAGTACAATATGCAACAGAATTGACTTGGATTTTGGCCGAGTTACCTTAA
- a CDS encoding LPXTG cell wall anchor domain-containing protein: protein MNKLIILLSSLILLISLAIVPSTVYGTEGVGGQVTTGGKISFYEDSLEPSENLPEVGSSTEQESEVVVKPVGKLPSTGELIRNFSFVGIGLLVLFLLLLLVRKRVKEEK, encoded by the coding sequence ATGAACAAATTGATTATTTTACTCAGCTCTTTGATTTTGCTGATCAGCCTAGCCATAGTACCTTCGACTGTTTATGGAACAGAAGGAGTTGGCGGACAAGTAACTACAGGTGGAAAGATCTCGTTTTATGAAGATTCTCTTGAACCGAGTGAAAATTTACCAGAAGTAGGGTCATCCACTGAACAAGAGTCTGAGGTCGTCGTAAAACCAGTCGGCAAGCTTCCAAGTACAGGGGAACTTATCCGTAACTTTAGTTTTGTCGGAATAGGTCTGCTCGTGCTCTTCCTTCTTTTACTCTTAGTACGTAAACGAGTAAAGGAGGAGAAGTAG